TACAGGTTGAATGTGAAGAAACTACTTGGCATATTCGACATCACCACGGTCTATGTGACCCATGATCAGCATGAAGCCCTGGTTTTTGCCGACATTATCGCGATAATGAGGGATGGAAGGATCGAGCAGACAGGCAGTTCAACCGACATATACAACGATCCCGGGAGTCTTTTCGTTGCCGAGTTCATCAACACGGACCAGTATGTCCCTGCAATTAATACGCTTCCGGGAGGCTATATGCCGGGTGTGCCGGATTCCGTCATTGTGGGCATAAGGCCCCGGGATATCAAGATAGGAAAGCACGCGGTACCCGGCGGGTTACAAGCGGTGATTCTCGAAAAGACAACTATCCCGATGCAAAAAGAGGTAATTCTTACCGCCCGGGTACATGAAAAGACCGTGTATATCGTCACCCCGCCAAAGGATGATATTTCTTTCGGAGATACCGTCACTCTGGACATTCACGGCTGTTTTATGTTCGATAAAGATACGGGAAAAAGAATAAGGGATAAAGAGCCGGTGACGGCGTCCGTCCCGAAATAATGTTAATCTTTTGCCAACGCCTGGTTCCTCGAGAAGTCGGGCATTTTTTCTATCGCATATCGCAGCGCGGTCCTGGGCATGGTATTTTTATGTTGTATTACAAAATCGAATACTTTTTGTCTTTCAACGGCCGATGCCACCTTCAGCAGCCAGCCATATGCTTTCTGCACCAGGTCTTCTTCATCTGTTAATAATGATTCCGCGATCCCGAATACTTCGTCGAGGTATTTCTTTTTTTTCACCGGGTAAATGAAGACGACCGCCGAGGCCCTTCTCTTCCATTTGTTTTTCGATATGGTCCACCGTCGGATTTTAGGGATGTCTTCGCGGAAGAGATACAAATGATATCCGAGGGCATGGGTGCACACATCGTCGCAGCTTCCCCAATTATCGACGTAAGTGTCGATCCACTTTTCGAAAACGGTTAAATCTTCTTTTCTGTAGTGTGTTCTGATTCTGTACGACCAATCGAAAGCCACGATCTGGCATCCATGGTTCCCGGTTTCGAGAAGTTCTTCACAAATGAAGTAGATTTTTTTCTTCTCGAGGTGTCTGACCTGTTTATATTTTTCCGCGGAAAGGTTTCTCACGATTTTCGTTACCAGGCCGATGTGTTTTTTCCCGTCTTTGTGGAAACGGGAAAAATCTTTCACATTGGACGGGTTTTGTGAAAGTTGATTCAGTTCTTTACGTATTTCAGATATTATGTTCATGGTGTTCATCGGAACTCATAACGCCTGCATTTTAAAATATTGAGATTGATAGTTAAAGACCCTTCTCTTACTCAGGCAGGCACAGCCTGCCTGAGTAATGTATATTGCAAATCGAGAAATAATAAGAAGAGTTGCATTTTAGTTATTATCCTTCTCGTACAAATACGCTCGTAATTTTACTTCCATCGCCCCCAGGTACGCGGCCTCTTCCATGACCTGTGTCGCCTTGGCAAAATAAAACGCCTTGATCATCTGTTTGATTTCCTCGGTATTGAGATTTTCCGTTGAATTAAAATCCTTTGTGGTAAAAGCATTGTCCGTGCGGACTTTATGAGAAGTATCTGCGAAATATTCGACATTAGCCTTCCCGATCGTTGCAGAGTAACTTTTATAATACTTCGAATATCCCATGGTAGTACCGCTGGGAGTTCCTATACTTGTCCAGGAAGTCGGATCGACGGCCACAAAATCAATTTTGAAGGATTGACCATCCTGAAATCGCATCGGCCCCGTGCTGTAACCATAACTCCAACCGACTTCCGGACCGTCATAGGTCGTCAAATTCCCGAAACCGATCAACGAATGTCCCCTGTAGTAGGCGTTCACAAGTGGATAATAATGATACACATAATACAGGGGGCGGTATGGGGGGGTATACGTTTTCACAAGGTGAGCAGCCGGTCCTTGATGAGGATCAAGCCAGACTACTTTTCCGATATTCGTCAAGGCAGGAGCTGCGTGTGTATCCAGTTCCGAATACGCATTCTGCAAACTGTCATTCATAGCCGATGCAAGCTCATCGATTGTTGTGTGAAGAGGAGTGACAATAGAGTCTAAAATAAATTTTGCCTGGTTGTAATTCCAGATTTCCGTGGCCATTGGATTTCCGGAAGCACATGACATATATGGTCCGAAGCTCATAAATTCGTTAATATAGCTGTCGAGACAAAGGAGAGAGTTCATATTCATAAACTGTAAATTATGTTCCGACGCATATTTTGCAGGATTGATAAGAACGACTTCATCCGAAGAATCTATTACGGGATACTTTTCATTCTGCGAACCGCCGGTGTAAGTGTAATCAATGGTTACCTTGAGGTGGTAATCCGACGCCACCACCTTCTTTTTTTCATCCGTGTCGGGAAGTGTTTTCAGATATTTGACATAATTAAAGAAGGTCGTGCAGGCGGCGTGGTAGTACTGCGACAGCAGAGGGCTATAGGTAGAGGAAACGGCCGAAATGATAGGGGCCATATCTGCGGTATCACCGATATCTGCATAATCTTTCAAAATCGCGAGTGAAGTCGTCATACCGGAGATTCCCGCATCGAAACTCTGTGTAAAAAACTGTGTCAGGTCCAAGTCGAGACCAGCGAATTCCGTTGTCACGTGTCTTTCGAATTCCGCAATTTGATCGCTGAGTAACTCATAAGGAGAAGGCCCCTGGGAACCGGGTGAAAATAAATTGATGAACGATGTAATGATGCCGATGGCAGAACCGATGACGCCGAGGGCGTTTTCTATGGCAGGAAAAAGACTCTGTGTGGCCTGGTATATTCCGGAACACCCGTCCTTTCCGAAAACAGAGTCCAGGGCCTCGCCGATATCGTTTACCAAGGGCATAAGGATCTTGGCATGTTCGTTGAACCAGTCTCTGACCAATGGTGCACCGTTAACGACCGCCTGATAACCTTCCCTGAATTCTTTCAGTGCTTTTTTGTTGACTGCGACGAATTCCTTGGCGTTTTTCAACCAGGGAGGCACGGATGATGTATTCGCCCCATCGTCCTTATCCGCTTCGACAACCGTGAAAAGATCGGGATAACATATCGTATAATAATCCGAAAATGACTTCGTCGGATCGACATCGTTTTCTTCGGAATTTTCCGCTCCAATGGCCGGCGGAATCCCCGGCATTAAATCGGCATTTACCAAATTTCGGAATGTGTCCCGGTCTCCATAATATTCATTTATTCCGGGATAATTATCCACTACCGAATCGAGTATTTCGTCACCGTGAATGATGAGGGTCGACACGTTCTGCGGTGCGAATGTCTGCGTATCCGGATCGAAGACC
The genomic region above belongs to Spirochaetales bacterium and contains:
- a CDS encoding DNA alkylation repair protein; its protein translation is MNIISEIRKELNQLSQNPSNVKDFSRFHKDGKKHIGLVTKIVRNLSAEKYKQVRHLEKKKIYFICEELLETGNHGCQIVAFDWSYRIRTHYRKEDLTVFEKWIDTYVDNWGSCDDVCTHALGYHLYLFREDIPKIRRWTISKNKWKRRASAVVFIYPVKKKKYLDEVFGIAESLLTDEEDLVQKAYGWLLKVASAVERQKVFDFVIQHKNTMPRTALRYAIEKMPDFSRNQALAKD
- a CDS encoding ABC transporter ATP-binding protein, giving the protein MVILGPSGFGKTTLLKMIAGVIPVESGSIEFDGKRVDELKPMDRKIGMVFQDYALYPHLTSKSNVLFYFFFKRKTQELYESAREKFDRTSELMGVELAYLPDRNPGTLSGGEKQRVAIARCITRDPNVFLLDETFSNLDQMLREKYRLNVKKLLGIFDITTVYVTHDQHEALVFADIIAIMRDGRIEQTGSSTDIYNDPGSLFVAEFINTDQYVPAINTLPGGYMPGVPDSVIVGIRPRDIKIGKHAVPGGLQAVILEKTTIPMQKEVILTARVHEKTVYIVTPPKDDISFGDTVTLDIHGCFMFDKDTGKRIRDKEPVTASVPK